The following proteins are co-located in the Gloeocapsa sp. PCC 7428 genome:
- a CDS encoding GTPase family protein, with the protein MVRLKVWQWVVLATPIAAIIGFLLVAAGWQIHEWRLNWIWGVFILVFVGWRWLLVKWTRPAVAQIEAVVTEVSQELQSANEGILSTGSDTASRVETILQETLKTAQSDRPIWEDWQTFWQRCQELVIAIAHIYHPEVKYPLLNIYIPQAYGLIRGTVDDMDRWMQKLSPALNQVTVGQAYQAYEVYQKLEPSARKVWQAWNWAQWLFNPAVAVAKQATQKSSNQATQQLLVNLSQLLREAALRNLCKQAIALYGGTTLPSTFSPTTPTLPKAKTQTLREILEKAEPVEEVKQKPVSILLAGRTGAGKSSLINTLFQAELAEVDVLPSTDRIQNYRWQTDTSEMTLWDTPGYEQANRDDLRELVLDYATNADLLLLVTPALDPALQMDVDFLQDIKTEVADLPAIAVVTQVDRLRPIREWEPPYDWEWGVSVAPPKEARPKEIAIREATAYRAQLLKECDLVLPVVTGDPKTGRTAWGIDALSLALVEAISPAKQLRLARFLRNLEARTVAAAKIIDHYTFQMTTTQGLAALLKSPVLRFISTVSTGSPTLAYILAEQIPVEQLPVVIGKLQMAYELFSLLKPGNKRNFDLLSLWSLLLENTSAPERNAWAFGHALVEYWTENLSVEELHQRFEKYLQQG; encoded by the coding sequence ATGGTGCGACTCAAGGTGTGGCAATGGGTAGTGTTAGCAACTCCAATTGCAGCAATTATTGGTTTTTTACTAGTTGCAGCAGGATGGCAAATTCACGAGTGGCGATTGAATTGGATTTGGGGTGTCTTTATTCTGGTATTCGTCGGTTGGCGTTGGTTGTTAGTGAAATGGACTCGCCCCGCTGTGGCGCAGATTGAAGCCGTTGTAACCGAAGTGAGTCAAGAACTACAATCGGCAAACGAGGGGATACTATCAACCGGAAGTGATACCGCAAGTCGCGTAGAAACGATACTTCAAGAAACTTTGAAAACAGCACAAAGCGATCGCCCAATTTGGGAAGATTGGCAAACTTTTTGGCAACGCTGTCAGGAACTTGTGATTGCTATTGCACATATATACCATCCCGAAGTCAAATATCCTTTACTTAATATCTACATCCCCCAAGCCTACGGATTGATTCGGGGAACTGTCGATGATATGGATCGGTGGATGCAAAAGTTATCTCCCGCACTCAATCAAGTTACCGTAGGGCAAGCTTATCAAGCTTATGAAGTTTATCAAAAACTCGAACCTTCAGCGCGGAAAGTTTGGCAAGCTTGGAACTGGGCGCAGTGGTTATTTAATCCAGCAGTCGCAGTCGCTAAACAAGCAACGCAAAAATCAAGTAACCAAGCAACACAGCAATTATTAGTTAATTTGAGTCAATTACTCCGCGAAGCTGCTTTGCGCAACTTATGCAAGCAAGCGATCGCACTTTATGGAGGCACTACGCTACCAAGTACATTTTCTCCGACAACACCAACACTACCCAAAGCAAAAACACAAACGCTGCGCGAAATCTTAGAGAAAGCTGAACCCGTCGAGGAAGTTAAGCAAAAGCCTGTCAGTATCTTACTTGCAGGACGCACTGGCGCAGGAAAAAGCAGCTTGATTAATACGCTATTTCAAGCCGAGTTAGCAGAAGTGGATGTGTTACCGAGTACGGATCGCATTCAAAATTACCGCTGGCAAACGGATACTAGTGAAATGACGCTATGGGATACTCCAGGCTACGAACAAGCTAACCGCGATGATTTGCGCGAACTTGTCCTTGATTATGCTACGAATGCAGATTTACTTCTATTAGTGACACCAGCACTCGATCCAGCGTTGCAAATGGATGTGGACTTTCTGCAAGACATCAAAACCGAAGTTGCCGATTTACCGGCGATCGCGGTTGTTACTCAAGTTGATCGTCTGCGTCCGATCCGCGAGTGGGAACCGCCGTATGATTGGGAATGGGGCGTTAGCGTAGCTCCTCCAAAGGAGGCTCGCCCGAAAGAAATTGCGATTCGCGAAGCAACTGCATATCGCGCTCAATTACTCAAGGAATGCGATCTCGTTCTACCTGTAGTTACAGGCGATCCTAAAACAGGTCGAACAGCGTGGGGAATCGATGCATTATCTTTAGCATTAGTCGAGGCGATTTCTCCTGCAAAACAACTGCGACTTGCCCGCTTTTTGCGTAATTTAGAAGCCCGCACAGTTGCTGCTGCTAAAATTATTGACCATTACACTTTCCAGATGACAACTACCCAGGGACTCGCCGCACTCCTCAAAAGTCCTGTTTTACGATTCATCTCTACTGTTTCCACAGGTTCTCCCACGCTTGCGTATATCCTAGCCGAGCAAATTCCTGTAGAACAGTTGCCTGTTGTGATTGGTAAGCTACAAATGGCGTATGAGCTTTTCTCGCTTTTGAAGCCTGGTAATAAGCGTAACTTCGATCTTCTCTCGCTTTGGTCACTTTTATTAGAAAATACCTCAGCACCAGAGCGTAACGCTTGGGCATTTGGTCATGCTTTAGTAGAATATTGGACAGAAAATCTTAGCGTTGAAGAACTGCACCAACGGTTTGAAAAATACTTACAGCAGGGTTGA
- a CDS encoding low temperature requirement protein A produces the protein MNRQRITLRLYSAEGDRGERHATWLELFFDLVFVVAIAELAHVLHDELTWAGIGNFAVLFLPVWWLWIDFSYYADQFDVDRGSYRLTMLGVMFGIIVLAITIPEALHGGSAEFATVYAALRLVIIILYIQAWRFVPQSRELTARYTISFSIAFVLWLISIVVPEPMRFVLWGIALFIEISNGPITYATIRSVPAQVSHMDERFGLFVIIVLGEAILAVASGFTEENWQWHTAIAAISGFIAAVSLWWMYFERTDTTVINQALRGGKRALLLSYVYGYSHVLVFAGIVATGVGIQAGLEAAAAKEGLTIEARTVLCGGVALFLLGLSTVQWASPRSLPKQILSIRLLSVLVCAVLIWFGILAPYILIGILAVILVGLASFESLRWSH, from the coding sequence ATGAATAGACAACGAATAACCCTGCGACTTTACAGCGCTGAAGGCGATCGCGGCGAACGTCATGCAACATGGTTAGAACTATTTTTTGATTTGGTTTTTGTTGTTGCGATTGCTGAACTCGCGCACGTTCTACACGATGAATTGACTTGGGCAGGTATTGGCAACTTTGCCGTACTATTCTTACCCGTGTGGTGGCTGTGGATCGATTTTAGTTATTACGCCGATCAATTTGATGTCGATCGCGGTTCCTACCGCTTGACAATGCTAGGAGTCATGTTTGGTATCATCGTTCTAGCGATAACGATTCCAGAAGCGTTGCATGGTGGTTCAGCAGAGTTTGCCACAGTCTATGCGGCATTGCGGTTAGTGATTATTATTCTATACATTCAAGCTTGGCGCTTTGTACCCCAGTCAAGGGAACTGACTGCACGCTACACAATTAGCTTCTCGATTGCGTTTGTCTTGTGGCTTATTTCAATTGTTGTCCCTGAACCGATGCGCTTTGTGCTTTGGGGAATTGCACTATTCATCGAAATTAGTAATGGACCCATTACCTATGCAACAATTCGTTCGGTTCCAGCGCAAGTATCGCACATGGATGAGCGCTTTGGGTTATTTGTCATCATTGTACTCGGTGAGGCAATCCTCGCGGTAGCTAGCGGTTTTACCGAAGAAAATTGGCAATGGCACACTGCGATCGCAGCTATCAGCGGTTTTATCGCGGCGGTGAGTCTGTGGTGGATGTATTTTGAACGCACTGATACTACAGTAATTAACCAAGCACTTCGAGGAGGTAAGCGAGCCTTATTGCTTTCGTATGTGTATGGTTATAGTCATGTTCTCGTTTTTGCTGGTATTGTCGCTACAGGAGTCGGCATTCAAGCCGGACTCGAAGCCGCAGCCGCCAAAGAAGGACTCACAATCGAGGCGCGGACAGTACTTTGTGGTGGAGTTGCGTTATTTTTACTTGGACTCAGTACGGTTCAATGGGCATCACCGCGATCGCTACCAAAACAAATTTTAAGCATTCGCTTGCTATCTGTGTTAGTTTGTGCTGTATTGATATGGTTTGGTATCTTAGCTCCCTATATTCTGATCGGAATACTTGCTGTAATTTTAGTTGGGCTTGCTAGCTTTGAATCTTTGCGTTGGAGTCACTAA
- a CDS encoding Uma2 family endonuclease, protein MALTTAKWTIDDYHRMIAAGILDKRRVELLRGEIVEIPPEGEAHAYFSSEAGEYLIRLLGERATVRLSKPITLPNNSEPEPDIGVVQRLGREYLSHHPYPENIFWLIEYSDSSLEKDLETKSQIYAEVGIAEYWVVNLRKRQLIVFRDCQDGYASKFTLAGGTIYPLAFPSIAVSVDAIIS, encoded by the coding sequence ATGGCACTCACCACAGCCAAGTGGACAATAGACGACTATCATCGGATGATTGCAGCAGGCATTTTGGACAAGCGGCGTGTAGAACTGCTGCGGGGAGAAATTGTTGAAATACCACCGGAGGGAGAAGCACACGCCTATTTCAGTAGTGAAGCTGGGGAATATTTAATCCGATTATTGGGCGAACGTGCTACAGTTCGTTTAAGTAAACCGATTACGCTGCCTAATAATTCTGAACCTGAACCTGATATTGGGGTCGTTCAAAGATTAGGGCGCGAGTACTTATCGCATCATCCCTATCCAGAGAATATCTTTTGGCTAATTGAATACTCAGATTCCAGCTTAGAGAAAGATTTAGAAACCAAAAGTCAAATTTATGCTGAAGTTGGAATTGCGGAATACTGGGTAGTTAACTTGAGAAAAAGACAACTTATTGTCTTTCGCGATTGCCAAGATGGATACGCTTCCAAGTTTACGTTAGCAGGAGGCACAATTTATCCTTTAGCATTTCCATCGATCGCTGTATCAGTAGATGCAATTATTAGTTAA
- the ilvA gene encoding threonine ammonia-lyase, biosynthetic: MLCDYLVQILTARVYDVAQETPLDYAANLSARLNNKVFLKREDMQSVFSFKLRGAYNKMVNLPPDMLSQGVIAASAGNHAQGVALAASYLGTRAFIVMPVTTPQVKVDAVRSRGGEVVLHGDTYDDAYAYARQLEAEKGLTFIHPFDDPEVIAGQGTIGMEILRQHQQPIHAIFVAIGGGGLISGIAAYVKRLRPEIKIIGVEPVDADAMYQSLKAGKRVRLSQVGLFADGVAVREVGEETFHLCQQYVDEIMLVDTDATCAAIKDVFEDTRSILEPAGALAIAAAKAYVEREQIQGQTLVAVACGANMNFDRLRFVAERAELGERREAIYAVAIPEQRGSLRKFCECIGKRNLTEFNYRIADQKEAHIFVGVQIQNRADQAKLVETFEICGFKTIDLTDDELTKLHLRHMVGGHSPLAHNELLYRFEFPERPGALMKFVGSMSPDWNISLFHYRNNGADYGRIVVGMQVPPHEMEQWQAFLDTLGYRYWDESQNPAYKLFLG, from the coding sequence ATGCTGTGCGACTATTTAGTACAAATCCTGACTGCTCGCGTGTACGATGTCGCGCAAGAAACACCACTTGATTATGCGGCAAATTTATCCGCACGGTTGAATAACAAAGTTTTCCTCAAGCGCGAAGATATGCAATCGGTGTTTTCTTTTAAGCTGCGGGGTGCTTATAACAAAATGGTAAATTTACCACCGGATATGCTATCACAAGGTGTCATTGCTGCTTCGGCGGGAAACCACGCCCAAGGTGTTGCTTTAGCTGCAAGTTATTTGGGCACACGCGCATTTATTGTGATGCCAGTAACAACACCTCAAGTTAAAGTTGATGCAGTGCGATCGCGTGGTGGAGAGGTAGTTTTACACGGCGATACCTACGATGATGCTTATGCGTACGCCCGACAATTAGAAGCCGAAAAAGGTTTGACGTTTATTCATCCGTTTGACGACCCAGAGGTGATTGCGGGACAGGGAACGATTGGGATGGAAATTCTGCGGCAACATCAGCAACCAATTCATGCTATTTTTGTTGCGATTGGCGGTGGGGGATTGATTTCGGGAATTGCGGCGTATGTAAAAAGGTTGCGCCCAGAAATTAAGATTATTGGTGTTGAACCTGTCGATGCAGATGCGATGTATCAGTCGCTCAAAGCCGGAAAACGAGTGCGATTGTCACAAGTAGGTTTATTTGCGGATGGCGTTGCGGTGCGCGAAGTCGGCGAAGAGACATTTCATTTGTGCCAGCAGTATGTTGATGAAATTATGCTGGTTGATACAGATGCTACGTGTGCCGCGATTAAAGATGTGTTTGAGGATACGCGCTCAATTTTAGAACCTGCGGGAGCGTTGGCGATCGCTGCTGCAAAAGCTTATGTCGAACGCGAACAAATTCAGGGACAAACACTCGTTGCGGTAGCCTGCGGTGCGAATATGAACTTCGATCGCTTGCGGTTTGTTGCCGAACGTGCAGAACTCGGCGAACGTCGCGAAGCTATCTATGCAGTTGCTATTCCCGAACAACGCGGTAGTTTGCGGAAGTTTTGTGAATGTATTGGCAAACGCAACTTAACCGAGTTTAACTATCGCATTGCCGATCAAAAAGAAGCGCATATTTTTGTAGGAGTGCAAATTCAAAATCGTGCGGATCAGGCTAAGTTGGTGGAAACGTTTGAAATTTGTGGGTTTAAGACGATTGACTTAACTGACGATGAACTCACAAAATTGCACTTACGACACATGGTTGGCGGACATTCGCCGCTGGCACACAATGAGTTACTCTACCGTTTTGAATTTCCCGAACGCCCTGGCGCATTGATGAAGTTTGTCGGTTCAATGAGTCCTGATTGGAATATTAGCTTATTTCACTACCGCAACAACGGTGCAGACTACGGGCGGATTGTTGTCGGAATGCAAGTACCACCGCATGAGATGGAACAATGGCAAGCATTTCTCGATACTTTGGGCTATCGTTATTGGGATGAAAGCCAGAACCCAGCCTATAAGTTGTTTTTGGGGTAA
- a CDS encoding aldo/keto reductase yields the protein MHQQLILPTMGCGTWAWGNRLLWGYNESMDSQLQAVFNLCVSNGVTLFDTGDSYGTGRLNGRSESLLGRFTREYDGVGKEDICIATKLAAYPWRLTRQSMVKAGKFSAQRLGRNVDLVQMHWSTANYAPWQEGALLDGLAELYEQELVKGVGLSNYGPKRLQWVHKRFTERGVPIATLQVQYSLLSTYPVTQLRLKDVCDELGIKLIAYSPLALGILTGKYSEKSSFPKGIRGLLFRQLLPGTQPLLSCLREIAQSRNKTMSQVALNWCICKGTIPIPGAKSVEQAKENIGALGWKLDANEIAELDRVTASVDKKMVQNIFQTK from the coding sequence ATGCACCAACAACTTATCCTCCCAACAATGGGCTGTGGTACTTGGGCATGGGGTAATCGCTTGCTTTGGGGCTACAACGAAAGCATGGATAGTCAATTGCAAGCCGTTTTTAACCTTTGCGTGAGTAACGGTGTCACATTGTTTGATACAGGTGATTCTTATGGAACTGGGCGCTTAAACGGGCGCAGCGAATCGTTGTTGGGACGTTTTACTAGAGAGTATGACGGTGTGGGTAAAGAAGACATCTGCATTGCAACTAAGCTAGCAGCGTATCCTTGGCGATTAACACGTCAGTCGATGGTGAAAGCTGGCAAATTTTCTGCTCAACGTTTGGGGCGAAACGTCGATTTGGTACAGATGCATTGGTCTACAGCCAATTATGCGCCTTGGCAAGAAGGTGCGCTTTTAGATGGTCTTGCAGAACTCTACGAACAGGAATTAGTGAAAGGTGTAGGATTATCTAATTATGGACCAAAACGACTGCAATGGGTGCATAAAAGATTTACAGAGCGAGGAGTACCAATTGCAACTCTACAAGTTCAATATTCATTGCTATCTACGTATCCTGTAACGCAGTTGAGATTAAAAGATGTTTGTGATGAACTGGGAATCAAACTAATTGCCTACAGTCCTCTAGCACTAGGTATCCTCACAGGAAAATACTCTGAAAAAAGTTCTTTCCCAAAAGGTATTCGCGGGCTATTGTTTCGACAGTTACTGCCAGGAACTCAACCACTTTTATCATGTCTGCGCGAGATAGCGCAATCAAGAAACAAAACGATGTCGCAGGTAGCACTGAATTGGTGTATCTGCAAAGGAACTATCCCCATCCCTGGCGCGAAATCAGTAGAACAAGCAAAAGAAAATATTGGTGCTTTAGGTTGGAAATTGGATGCTAACGAGATTGCAGAATTAGATCGAGTAACGGCAAGCGTTGATAAAAAAATGGTGCAAAATATCTTTCAAACCAAGTAA
- a CDS encoding DUF924 family protein gives MHSHMQHEGGFMMDQRCEDVLRFWFPNLLKNCDRATMVRQWEWWFRGGGDAYITEHFALLLEQATRGELDTWASEARSRLALIIILDQFSRTIYRGTAQAFAQDEKACLLTLEGINIGHYTALETPWEKTFFLLPLGHSEDLNNLELAVKLADELAQEAPQEYRALLEFSAAQAGRHQDVIARFGRHPHRNEVLNRQSTPEELEYLATGQLVHTHPLPPHLLRDT, from the coding sequence ATGCACTCACATATGCAGCACGAAGGCGGGTTCATGATGGATCAACGTTGTGAAGATGTGCTTCGATTCTGGTTTCCTAACCTGCTAAAAAATTGCGATCGCGCGACAATGGTTCGTCAATGGGAATGGTGGTTTCGTGGGGGTGGGGATGCCTATATAACCGAGCATTTTGCACTACTGCTAGAACAAGCTACACGGGGTGAACTTGACACGTGGGCGAGTGAGGCGCGATCGCGATTGGCACTGATCATTATTCTCGACCAATTTTCGCGAACAATCTATCGAGGAACGGCGCAAGCATTCGCACAAGATGAGAAAGCTTGCCTATTGACGCTCGAAGGAATTAACATCGGTCACTACACTGCGCTGGAAACTCCTTGGGAAAAGACGTTCTTTTTATTACCGCTAGGACATTCTGAGGATCTTAATAATTTAGAACTCGCGGTTAAGCTTGCCGATGAGCTTGCGCAAGAGGCACCACAGGAGTATCGTGCTTTGTTAGAATTTTCTGCTGCGCAAGCGGGCAGACATCAAGATGTCATTGCGCGGTTTGGTCGTCATCCTCATCGCAACGAGGTTCTCAATCGCCAATCAACTCCTGAAGAACTAGAGTACCTCGCGACTGGTCAGCTTGTACATACACATCCTCTACCACCTCATCTATTGCGTGATACTTGA
- a CDS encoding DUF4336 domain-containing protein, producing MNAQDTLEKSHRNDFAWWFWFVVPLYPFSKRRTIRKEVIKDTVWTFDQVQGIFYVVVPIRMTVVKLEQGLLIYAPVAPTPECIRLVNELVAEHGDVKYIILPTISGIEHKVFVGPFARRFPNAQVFVAPNQWSFPLNLPLSWLGFPPKRTHVLPQNSSQAPFADECDYAILGAIELGPGRFSEVAFFHKESRILLVTDSVVSVPEEPPAIVQLDPYPLLFHAKDSATDAIADTQANRRKGWQRTALFALYFRPSVLDVVGWGEVLRKAIIAPDRSRKNYFGLFPFKWTQNWQRSFDALCGNGRLFVAPILQTLILNRAPKETIGWANKVASWNFEWIIPCHFDAPIKARSQQFRQAFDFLERHDTSPLPKEDFQLLKDIDAGLSKLGIVPPPQYKS from the coding sequence ATGAACGCGCAGGACACACTAGAAAAATCTCATCGCAACGACTTCGCCTGGTGGTTCTGGTTCGTTGTGCCACTGTATCCGTTTAGCAAGCGACGAACGATTCGCAAAGAAGTTATTAAAGATACTGTTTGGACTTTTGACCAAGTTCAAGGAATTTTCTACGTTGTCGTGCCAATTCGCATGACTGTTGTGAAGCTTGAGCAAGGCTTGTTAATCTATGCACCGGTTGCACCGACTCCTGAGTGCATCCGGCTTGTCAATGAATTGGTTGCCGAACACGGCGACGTCAAGTATATTATTTTACCAACAATCTCAGGAATAGAACATAAAGTTTTTGTAGGTCCATTTGCCCGTCGCTTTCCTAACGCGCAAGTATTTGTTGCGCCGAATCAGTGGAGTTTTCCGCTGAATTTACCGCTCAGTTGGTTAGGGTTTCCACCTAAACGCACGCACGTACTACCCCAAAATAGTAGCCAAGCGCCTTTTGCCGATGAGTGTGACTATGCTATTCTTGGTGCAATTGAACTTGGACCAGGGCGATTTTCTGAAGTTGCGTTTTTTCACAAGGAATCGCGTATATTACTTGTGACTGACTCGGTAGTGTCTGTACCCGAAGAACCACCCGCGATTGTGCAACTCGATCCTTATCCGCTACTCTTTCATGCTAAAGATAGTGCAACAGACGCGATCGCAGATACCCAGGCTAATCGCCGCAAAGGATGGCAACGTACTGCACTATTTGCTTTGTACTTTCGCCCTAGCGTCCTCGACGTTGTAGGCTGGGGTGAGGTATTGCGCAAGGCGATTATCGCACCAGATCGTTCGCGTAAAAACTATTTTGGGCTTTTTCCGTTCAAATGGACACAGAATTGGCAACGATCTTTCGATGCGCTATGCGGCAATGGTCGTTTATTTGTTGCACCGATTCTGCAAACTCTGATTCTCAATCGCGCGCCCAAGGAAACTATCGGTTGGGCTAATAAAGTAGCAAGTTGGAATTTTGAGTGGATTATTCCTTGTCATTTTGACGCACCGATTAAAGCGCGATCGCAGCAGTTTAGGCAAGCATTTGACTTTTTAGAACGACACGATACATCGCCATTACCCAAGGAAGATTTTCAACTCCTGAAAGATATTGATGCAGGCTTATCTAAACTCGGTATCGTACCGCCACCACAGTATAAAAGTTAG
- a CDS encoding YcjF family protein — MTKQRDPKLPPADSQSDESVVNDWKNQIANFWRSTTSRFWQALPIDPTQTVTKWFSISDEQIAEILATVRAELPTTEALLIGKPQAGKSSIVRGLTGVSAEIIGQGFRPHTQYTERYAYPSNDLPLLIFTDTVGLGDVNQDAQVIVEELINLQQESNRARVLILTVKINDFATNTLRQIATQLRQKYPAVPCLLAVTCLHEVYPPGTEDHPPYPPNYTEVNRAFAALQETFSRLCDRAVMIDFTLEEDGYTPVFYGLEALRDTLADLLPEAEARAIHQLLDQEVGDKIGNLYRDVGRRYILPFSIMAATLAAVPLPFATMPVLTALQVSMVGLLGKLYGQTLTRSQAGGVVSAIAGGFLAQAIGREIVKFIPGFGSAIAASWAAAYTWSLGEAACVYFGDLMGGKKPDPQKIQSVMQEAFQSAKARFKGIKS, encoded by the coding sequence ATGACTAAACAACGCGATCCTAAATTACCACCCGCAGATTCTCAAAGCGATGAATCAGTGGTGAATGATTGGAAAAACCAAATTGCCAATTTTTGGCGCAGCACAACATCGCGTTTTTGGCAAGCATTACCTATCGATCCTACACAAACTGTAACGAAATGGTTTAGTATTAGTGACGAGCAAATCGCAGAAATTTTAGCGACAGTCCGCGCTGAATTACCAACAACTGAAGCACTATTAATCGGTAAACCGCAAGCGGGAAAAAGTTCAATTGTACGGGGACTCACAGGCGTTTCAGCAGAAATTATCGGTCAAGGATTCCGCCCGCATACGCAATACACTGAACGCTATGCGTATCCTTCAAATGATTTACCGTTGCTGATTTTTACCGATACCGTTGGGCTGGGAGATGTCAATCAAGATGCGCAAGTTATTGTTGAGGAATTAATCAATTTACAGCAAGAAAGTAACCGCGCGCGAGTTTTAATTCTTACAGTCAAAATTAATGATTTTGCCACGAATACGCTGCGACAAATTGCTACACAACTGCGTCAGAAATATCCTGCCGTTCCCTGTTTGCTAGCTGTAACGTGCTTACATGAGGTTTATCCTCCAGGTACCGAAGATCATCCTCCGTATCCACCCAACTATACCGAAGTGAATCGCGCTTTTGCAGCACTGCAAGAAACATTTAGCAGATTGTGCGATCGCGCCGTGATGATCGACTTCACGCTCGAAGAAGACGGCTATACTCCAGTATTTTATGGCTTAGAAGCTTTACGCGATACCTTAGCAGATCTCCTCCCCGAAGCCGAAGCGCGGGCAATTCATCAATTATTAGATCAGGAAGTAGGCGACAAAATCGGCAATCTCTACCGCGATGTTGGGCGGCGTTACATTTTGCCGTTTTCAATTATGGCAGCGACACTCGCCGCCGTTCCGCTACCGTTTGCCACAATGCCCGTACTAACAGCATTGCAAGTATCAATGGTCGGGCTACTCGGAAAATTGTACGGACAGACACTAACGCGATCGCAAGCGGGAGGTGTCGTTAGTGCGATCGCAGGTGGTTTCTTAGCGCAAGCGATCGGGCGCGAGATCGTGAAATTTATTCCTGGTTTTGGCAGTGCGATCGCCGCGTCGTGGGCAGCTGCTTATACTTGGTCATTAGGAGAAGCCGCGTGTGTTTACTTTGGCGATTTGATGGGAGGGAAAAAACCCGATCCGCAGAAGATTCAATCGGTAATGCAAGAAGCGTTTCAATCGGCAAAAGCACGGTTTAAGGGTATTAAGTCTTAA